The following proteins are encoded in a genomic region of Tenacibaculum sp. 190524A05c:
- a CDS encoding TrmH family RNA methyltransferase produces the protein MKQLTHYEIENKAQQFPITIVCDAIRTPENIGMCFRIAESFGVSKIYLHESSPSMDNRIVKKTARNTLNQIESEQYNDFNNLMSTLKEEGNTIIGIEITDESITIQDFDFKNHEKLVLLLGSERNGIENIDLVDATVSIPMYGRNSSMNVIHSLAITLYEATNQIKSRLEVTS, from the coding sequence ATGAAACAACTAACGCATTACGAAATAGAAAACAAAGCACAACAATTTCCTATTACAATTGTTTGTGATGCCATAAGAACACCAGAAAACATCGGTATGTGTTTTCGCATTGCTGAAAGCTTTGGTGTCTCTAAAATATATTTACATGAAAGTTCTCCTTCAATGGACAACAGAATTGTAAAAAAAACTGCTCGCAATACTTTGAATCAAATTGAATCAGAACAATACAATGATTTCAATAACTTGATGAGTACATTAAAAGAAGAAGGAAACACAATAATTGGTATTGAAATTACTGATGAAAGCATAACAATTCAAGATTTTGATTTTAAAAATCATGAAAAATTGGTATTACTTTTAGGTAGTGAAAGAAACGGAATAGAAAATATAGATTTAGTTGATGCAACTGTTTCTATTCCAATGTATGGGCGTAATTCTAGCATGAATGTAATTCATAGTTTAGCAATTACACTTTATGAAGCAACAAATCAAATTAAGTCAAGATTAGAAGTTACAAGTTAG